In one Microbacterium invictum genomic region, the following are encoded:
- a CDS encoding bifunctional 3'-5' exonuclease/DNA polymerase yields the protein MSAPATDIAWVALGTMADGWEAVILDAAGAECERRAIASTDLAPWVAETEVRRAPRWVWSDTAALYPPLLAVGVRIARCHDLRLAHAILRGRSDLPEDLSAMTDPRWDAPAEVAEAESADALFSLDSDAGGSSPTDAIPAVLREFAWQRDAIAASSSPRDLRLLLAAESAGALAAVEMRQAGLPWDVDTHDRVLAEILGPRPRTGALPDRMRRLADEIRGALGDPGASLDSPPKLLRSLHRVGIEVETTTRWELERHTHPAIAPLVEYKRMSRLLTANGWSWLDDWVQDGRFRPVYVPGGVVTGRWASSGGGALQIPRVLRQAVRADPGWCLVVADVAQLEPRVLAAMAGDLSLAAAARGRDLYEGVVTTGAVATRSDAKMALLGAMYGATTGESGRLVPRLRRSFPRAMALVDEAARVGEDGGVVRTRWGRTSPPPGPGWRAAQKRASESDASSAEQQRARRSARDRGRFTRNFVVQGTAAEWALAWIADLRGRLHALGGDAVDPPAEASGPVFSRHPHLAFFLHDEIIVHAPLSHAEDVADAVRAASVSATRLLFGDFPLDFPLDLRITETAAKA from the coding sequence ATGAGCGCGCCGGCGACGGACATCGCCTGGGTGGCACTCGGCACCATGGCCGACGGCTGGGAGGCGGTGATCCTCGATGCGGCCGGGGCGGAGTGCGAGCGACGCGCGATCGCCTCGACCGACCTTGCGCCCTGGGTGGCGGAGACGGAGGTTCGGCGCGCGCCGCGCTGGGTCTGGTCGGACACCGCGGCGCTGTATCCTCCGCTGCTCGCCGTCGGCGTGCGCATCGCGCGATGTCATGACCTCCGCCTCGCGCACGCGATCCTGCGCGGGCGCAGCGACCTGCCCGAGGACCTGTCGGCGATGACCGACCCGAGGTGGGACGCGCCGGCCGAGGTCGCCGAGGCGGAGAGCGCCGACGCCCTGTTCTCCCTCGATTCCGACGCCGGGGGGTCGTCTCCGACGGACGCGATCCCCGCTGTGCTGCGCGAGTTCGCATGGCAGCGCGACGCGATCGCGGCGAGCAGCTCGCCGCGCGACCTGCGGCTGCTCCTCGCCGCCGAATCGGCCGGGGCTCTTGCGGCGGTCGAGATGAGGCAGGCGGGTCTGCCGTGGGATGTCGACACGCATGACCGCGTGCTCGCGGAGATCCTCGGCCCTCGCCCGCGCACCGGCGCGCTGCCCGACCGGATGCGACGGCTGGCCGACGAGATCCGCGGCGCGCTCGGGGACCCCGGGGCGTCGCTCGACTCGCCTCCCAAGCTCCTTCGTTCACTGCACCGGGTCGGGATCGAGGTCGAGACGACGACCCGCTGGGAGCTCGAGCGGCACACGCATCCCGCGATCGCACCGCTGGTCGAGTACAAGCGGATGTCCCGGCTCCTCACGGCCAACGGCTGGTCATGGCTCGACGACTGGGTGCAGGACGGGCGCTTCCGACCGGTGTACGTGCCCGGCGGCGTGGTGACGGGGAGGTGGGCCTCCTCCGGTGGGGGCGCCCTGCAGATCCCCCGGGTGCTGAGACAGGCCGTGCGCGCTGATCCCGGATGGTGCCTCGTCGTCGCCGATGTCGCTCAGCTCGAACCGCGCGTACTCGCCGCGATGGCCGGCGATCTCTCCCTGGCCGCCGCGGCCCGGGGACGGGATCTCTACGAGGGTGTGGTGACGACGGGCGCGGTGGCGACGAGATCGGACGCCAAGATGGCGCTGCTCGGCGCGATGTACGGCGCGACGACGGGGGAGAGCGGGCGCCTGGTGCCGAGACTGCGGCGGTCGTTCCCGCGGGCGATGGCCCTCGTCGACGAGGCTGCTCGGGTGGGGGAGGACGGCGGTGTCGTCCGGACGAGGTGGGGAAGGACCTCCCCGCCACCAGGGCCGGGATGGCGTGCGGCGCAGAAGCGCGCCAGCGAATCCGACGCGTCGTCGGCGGAGCAGCAACGGGCCAGGCGCAGCGCCCGCGACCGAGGACGATTCACCCGCAACTTCGTCGTGCAGGGCACCGCCGCCGAGTGGGCACTGGCCTGGATCGCAGACCTGCGGGGGCGCCTCCACGCACTCGGCGGCGACGCGGTGGATCCTCCGGCAGAGGCTTCCGGACCGGTGTTCTCGCGACATCCTCACCTCGCGTTCTTCCTGCACGACGAGATCATCGTCCACGCCCCGCTCTCGCACGCCGAGGACGTGGCCGATGCGGTGCGCGCGGCATCCGTCTCGGCCACTCGGCTGCTGTTCGGCGACTTCCCGCTCGATTTCCCCCTGGATCTTCGGATCACCGAGACTGCTGCCAAGGCCTGA
- the ppgK gene encoding polyphosphate--glucose phosphotransferase produces the protein MASDATRAVGIDIGGTGIKGAVVDLKDGTLLTDRVKVSTPKGAEPPDVLEAVKEVLSRLEISEDAIPLGVAFPAIVKNGTTLSAANVSDKWIGFEAEKFFEDGLGRDIYFANDADVAGVAEMRYGAARDQNGLVILTTLGTGIGSAVMYRGVLIPNTELGHLQRAKHGKDAEAFAAYSAMEREELSWEQWAERLQWYYDYVQFLFSPDLFIVGGGVSKHADKFLHLLSLKTPIVPATHRNNAGIIGAAALSLGAAPQLADVTVAD, from the coding sequence ATGGCTTCTGACGCGACGCGCGCCGTCGGCATCGACATCGGCGGCACGGGCATCAAGGGTGCGGTGGTGGACCTGAAGGACGGGACCCTCCTCACCGATCGGGTGAAGGTCTCCACTCCGAAGGGTGCCGAACCGCCGGATGTCCTCGAGGCGGTCAAAGAGGTGCTCTCGCGCCTGGAGATCAGCGAGGACGCCATTCCGCTCGGCGTCGCCTTCCCCGCCATCGTGAAGAACGGCACGACCCTTTCGGCCGCGAACGTGTCCGACAAATGGATCGGGTTCGAGGCGGAGAAGTTCTTCGAGGACGGCCTCGGTCGCGACATCTACTTCGCCAACGATGCCGATGTCGCAGGGGTCGCCGAGATGCGCTACGGCGCCGCGCGGGACCAGAACGGGCTCGTCATCCTCACCACCCTCGGCACGGGGATCGGCTCGGCGGTCATGTACCGCGGAGTGCTCATCCCCAACACCGAACTCGGTCACCTCCAGCGCGCCAAGCACGGAAAGGACGCCGAGGCGTTCGCCGCCTACTCGGCGATGGAGCGCGAGGAGCTCTCGTGGGAGCAGTGGGCCGAGCGGCTGCAGTGGTACTACGACTACGTGCAGTTCCTCTTCAGCCCCGACCTGTTCATCGTCGGCGGCGGCGTCAGCAAGCACGCCGACAAATTCCTCCACCTGCTGTCGTTGAAGACGCCGATCGTGCCCGCGACGCACCGCAACAACGCGGGGATCATCGGCGCCGCCGCCCTGTCGCTCGGTGCGGCACCGCAGCTGGCCGACGTCACCGTGGCCGATTGA
- a CDS encoding SPOR domain-containing protein: MAHDSEKYWYNLTTGEVEKGFESPAIDRAGPFDTPEEAAKAPDVLRERSRAWAEDEAREDGWESRPAGSDGAN; the protein is encoded by the coding sequence GTGGCACACGACAGCGAGAAGTACTGGTACAACCTGACCACCGGCGAGGTCGAGAAGGGCTTCGAGTCGCCCGCGATCGACCGCGCGGGGCCCTTCGACACCCCGGAGGAAGCGGCGAAGGCGCCCGACGTCCTGCGTGAGCGCTCCCGCGCGTGGGCCGAGGACGAAGCCCGCGAGGACGGCTGGGAGAGCCGTCCGGCCGGCAGCGACGGCGCGAACTAG
- the glnA gene encoding type I glutamate--ammonia ligase yields MDKQRDFVLRTIEERGVKFVRLWFTDVIGTLKSVAIAPAEVEGAFSEGLGFDGSAIEGLTRSYESDLLAHPDPSTFQILPWRGEIDPTARMFCDITTPDGQPAVADPRHVLKRALAKAADAGFTFYTHPEIEFYLLKSSSFGTEGPEPVDSAGYFDNVPGGTAHDFRRRSVRMLEDLGISVEFSHHEGGPGQNEIDLRYADALATADNIMTFRTVIKEVAIEQGVYATFMPKPLGGKPGSGMHTHMSLFEGDVNAFYEEGAQYQLSKIGRQFIAGLLRHANEISAVTNQFVNSYKRLWGGDEAPSFITWGHNNRSALVRVPLYKPNKGQSSRVEYRALDSAANPYLAYALMLAAGLKGIEEGYELPPEAEDNVWSLTDAERRALGYAPLPASLDHALEYMEESELVAETLGEQVFSYVLLNKRREWQEYRSQVTPFELKSNLEML; encoded by the coding sequence ATGGACAAGCAGCGGGACTTCGTACTGCGCACGATCGAGGAACGCGGCGTCAAGTTCGTCCGCCTGTGGTTCACCGACGTCATCGGCACGCTGAAGTCGGTCGCGATCGCGCCGGCCGAGGTGGAGGGCGCGTTCTCGGAGGGGCTGGGATTCGACGGTTCCGCCATCGAGGGGCTCACGCGGTCGTACGAGTCGGACCTGCTCGCCCACCCCGACCCCAGCACCTTTCAGATCCTGCCGTGGCGCGGCGAGATCGACCCGACCGCTCGCATGTTCTGCGACATCACGACCCCCGATGGCCAGCCCGCCGTGGCCGACCCCCGCCACGTGCTCAAGCGCGCTCTGGCGAAGGCCGCCGACGCGGGGTTCACCTTCTACACGCACCCCGAGATCGAGTTCTACCTGCTGAAGTCGTCGTCGTTCGGCACCGAGGGCCCCGAGCCGGTCGACTCGGCAGGATACTTCGACAACGTGCCCGGTGGGACCGCCCACGACTTCCGTCGCCGGTCGGTGCGGATGCTGGAGGATCTCGGCATCTCGGTGGAGTTCAGCCACCACGAGGGCGGACCCGGTCAGAACGAGATCGACCTGCGCTACGCCGACGCCCTGGCCACGGCCGACAACATCATGACCTTCCGCACGGTCATCAAGGAGGTGGCGATCGAGCAGGGCGTCTACGCGACGTTCATGCCCAAGCCCCTCGGCGGCAAGCCCGGCAGCGGGATGCACACCCATATGTCGCTGTTCGAGGGCGACGTCAACGCCTTCTACGAAGAGGGTGCGCAGTACCAGCTGTCGAAGATCGGGCGTCAATTCATCGCCGGGCTGCTCCGACACGCCAACGAGATCTCCGCGGTGACGAATCAGTTCGTCAACTCCTATAAGCGCCTGTGGGGCGGGGACGAGGCACCGAGCTTCATCACGTGGGGCCACAACAACCGCTCCGCGCTCGTGCGAGTACCCCTGTACAAGCCGAACAAGGGTCAGTCCTCCCGCGTGGAGTACCGCGCGCTGGACTCGGCGGCCAATCCCTATCTCGCCTACGCGCTCATGCTGGCGGCGGGCCTCAAGGGCATCGAAGAGGGCTACGAACTGCCGCCGGAGGCCGAGGACAACGTCTGGTCTCTCACCGACGCCGAGCGCCGTGCCCTCGGTTACGCACCGCTGCCCGCGAGCCTCGACCACGCCCTGGAGTACATGGAGGAATCCGAGCTCGTCGCCGAGACCCTCGGTGAGCAGGTCTTCAGCTATGTGCTGCTGAACAAACGGCGCGAATGGCAGGAGTACCGCTCGCAGGTGACCCCCTTCGAGCTGAAGAGCAACCTCGAGATGCTCTGA